The following proteins come from a genomic window of Triticum aestivum cultivar Chinese Spring chromosome 6A, IWGSC CS RefSeq v2.1, whole genome shotgun sequence:
- the LOC123132417 gene encoding pentatricopeptide repeat-containing protein At4g20770, with translation MPEPNVVSWNTVISALARSERAGEALGLYEGMLREGLVPTHFTLASVLSACGSMAALEDGRRCHGLVVKVGLEENLFVENALLGMYTKCGSVGDAVRLFDRMARPNEVSFTAMMGGLAQTGSVDDALRLFARMCRSGVRVDPVAVSSVLGSCAQAGASEFNVLRAFQLGQCIHALIVRKGYGADQHVGNSLIDMYTKCMQMDEAVKVFDSLPSVSIVSWNILITGFGQAGSYEKALEVLNMMVESGSEPNEVTYSNMLASCIKARDVPSARAMFDNISRPTLTTWNTLLSGYCQEELHQETIELFRKMQHQNVQPDRTTLAMILSSCSRLGNLNLGAQVHSASIRLLLHNDMFVASGLVDMYAKCGQISIARSIFNRMTERDVVCWNSMISGLAIHSFNKEAFDFFKQMRQNGMMPTSSSYATMINSCARLPSVPQGRQIHAQVAKDGYDQNVYVGSALIDMYAKCGNMDDARLSFDSMVTKNIVAWNEMIHGYAQNGFGEKAVELFEYMLTTEQRPDSVTFIAVLTGCSHSGLVDEAIAFFNSMKSTYRITPLAEHYTCLIDGLGRAGRLVEVEALIEQMPYKDDPIVWEVLLAACAVHHNAELGECAAQHLFHLDPKNPSPYVLLSNIYASLGRHGDASGIRALMISRGVVKGRGYSWIDHKDDVRAFMVADDLQKDSGESKMFSNQESAAGVTEVHQKETCAG, from the coding sequence atgcccgaGCCGAACGTCGTCTCCTGGAACACCGTCATCTCCGCGCTCGCGCGGTCCGAGCGCGCGGGCGAGGCGCTGGGCCTCTACGAAGGGATGCTGCGGGAGGGCCTCGTCCCGACGCACTTCACGCTCGCCAGCGTGCTCAGCGCTTGCGGCTCCATGGCCGCGCTCGAGGACGGGAGGCGCTGCCATGGGCTCGTAGTCAAGGTCGGGCTTGAAGAGAATCTGTTCGTGGAGAACGCGCTCCTTGGCATGTACACCAAGTGCGGCAGCGTCGGGGATGCTGTGCGGCTGTTCGACCGGATGGCTCGCCCGAACGAGGTGTCGTTCACGGCGATGATGGGAGGGCTGGCACAGACTGGGTCCGTGGACGATGCGCTCAGGTTGTTCGCCAGGATGTGCAGGAGTGGGGTACGAGTTGATCCCGTGGCCGTGTCAAGTGTTCTGGGCTCGTGCGCACAAGCTGGCGCCAGCGAGTTCAAtgttcttcgcgcgttccagcttGGGCAGTGCATTCACGCCTTGATCGTCAGAAAAGGCTATGGGGCAGACCAGCATGTGGGGAACTCCTTGATCGATATGTACACCAAGTGCATGCAAATGGACGAGGCTGTCAAGGTGTTCGACTCATTGCCCAGCGTCAGTATTGTTTCTTGGAACATCCTTATAACTGGATTTGGCCAGGCGGGCAGTTATGAGAAGGCTTTGGAAGTATTGAACATGATGGTAGAGTCGGGCTCTGAGCCCAATGAGGTCACTTACAGTAACATGCTCGCGTCCTGTATTAAGGCGAGGGATGTTCCATCTGCTCGTGCAATGTTTGACAATATATCAAGGCCGACTTTGACTACGTGGAACACACTTTTGTCTGGTTACTGCCAGGAGGAACTGCATCAAGAAACAATCGAGTTGTTTAGGAAAATGCAGCATCAAAATGTGCAGCCTGACCGAACAACTCTGGCCATGATCCTCAGTTCATGCTCAAGATTGGGGAATTTGAACCTTGGAGCACAAGTTCATTCTGCTTCAATAAGACTCCTGTTGCATAATGACATGTTCGTCGCTAGTGGTTTGGTCGATATGTATGCAAAATGTGGACAGATTAGTATTGCCAGGAGCATTTTCAACAGGATGACAGAGAGAGATGTGGTGTGTTGGAATTCCATGATCTCAGGTTTGGCTATCCATTCTTTCAACAAAGAGGCCTTTGATTTCTTCAAGCAGATGCGACAAAATGGAATGATGCCCACATCCTCCTCCTATGCTACCATGATTAATTCATGTGCAAGACTTCCTTCCGTACCTCAAGGTAGGCAGATACATGCACAAGTTGCGAAAGATGGTTATGATCAGAATGTCTATGTGGGTAGTGCCCTGATTGATATGTATGCTAAATGTGGCAACATGGACGATGCACGTCTTTCCTTCGACAGcatggtgactaagaatatagttgCATGGAATGAGATGATACATGGATATGCTCAGAATGGTTTTGGAGAAAAGGCCGTTGAACTATTTGAGTATATGTTAACTACAGAACAGCGGCCAGATAGTGTCACTTTCATTGCCGTCCTAACAGGATGTAGTCACTCCGGGCTCGTAGATGAAGCCATTGCATTCTTTAATTCCATGAAGAGTACTTACAGAATTACACCACTGGCTGAGCATTACACTTGTCTCATAGATGGATTGGGGCGAGCGGGTCGGCTTGTTGAAGTGGAGGCACTAATAGAACAGATGCCATACAAAGATGATCCTATAGTGTGGGAAGTTCTACTTGCTGCATGTGCTGTACATCACAATGCTGAATTGGGGGAATGTGCCGCGCAGCACCTGTTCCACCTTGATCCAAAGAACCCATCACCCTATGTTCTCTTGTCAAACATATATGCTTCCTTAGGCCGACATGGGGATGCATCAGGCATTAGGGCATTGATGATTAGCCGTGGAGTTGTCAAAGGTCGTGGATACAGCTGGATAGATCACAAGGATGATGTTCGTGCCTTTATGGTTGCTGATGATCTTCAGAAGGACAGTGGAGAATCTAAAATGTTCAGCAATCAAGAGAGTGCTGCTGGGGTTACAGAAGTACACCAGAAAGAGACATGTGCTGGTTGA